A portion of the Parasedimentitalea marina genome contains these proteins:
- a CDS encoding pentapeptide repeat-containing protein has translation MNLLAGIYVVSAFLGGQSGLTISNDLGKSLEYSGEVANLINVGGANITEENVTGANFAGQNLSGAIIARSNATGADFSGANLSGATLDASNFTGANFAQANLTGATINSSNMTGAIFTGACLEGITIFASNFAETDLTNANLTGAEMQYTNLDTADMTGVVRDGNC, from the coding sequence ATGAATCTACTGGCAGGTATTTATGTTGTTTCAGCATTTCTGGGTGGGCAGAGTGGACTTACCATTTCCAACGACCTTGGAAAATCTCTGGAGTATTCCGGTGAAGTTGCGAATTTGATTAATGTCGGCGGCGCAAACATCACCGAAGAAAATGTAACAGGCGCCAATTTTGCTGGTCAAAACCTGAGTGGGGCCATTATCGCTCGATCAAACGCGACGGGCGCTGATTTCAGCGGTGCCAATTTGTCTGGCGCGACGCTGGATGCGTCGAATTTCACTGGCGCAAATTTCGCCCAGGCCAATTTGACCGGAGCGACGATCAACAGCTCAAATATGACTGGCGCAATCTTTACCGGAGCCTGTCTAGAAGGCATCACAATTTTTGCCTCCAATTTTGCCGAAACTGACCTGACCAATGCCAATCTGACCGGTGCTGAAATGCAATATACCAATCTAGATACCGCAGACATGACTGGTGTCGTACGTGACGGCAATTGCTAG